From a region of the Methanolobus tindarius DSM 2278 genome:
- a CDS encoding AAA family ATPase has product MDENIQKLNEKAIHYSEQIEKLRTEIKNTIIGQDEIIDSLLIALMSQGHVLLEGVPGLAKTLMVRTISECLECDFVRLQFTPDLLPADITGTKIYNHNESSFSTLKGPIFSNFILADEINRAPPKVQSALLEAMQERQVSIQGDTFHLQRPFLVMATQNPIESEGTYKLPEAQVDRFMSKLLIDYPTKDEEIEIIERFTQGVKTSVSKMLTSTEIIEIQDFIPQVYADRKIMDYVARIVDATRHPQNYSVDTEGHIEYGASPRASLWLILAAKSHAVLSGRGYVIPEDVKAVAYHVLRHRVLLNYEAEVEEISSDHVITEILEKVKVP; this is encoded by the coding sequence ATGGACGAGAATATTCAAAAACTGAACGAAAAGGCAATCCATTATTCGGAACAGATTGAGAAACTAAGAACAGAGATTAAAAATACAATAATCGGACAGGATGAAATTATTGACAGCCTTCTGATAGCACTCATGTCACAGGGACATGTGCTTCTTGAAGGAGTACCTGGTCTTGCAAAGACCCTTATGGTCAGGACAATCTCAGAATGTCTCGAATGTGATTTTGTGCGACTGCAATTCACACCGGACCTTTTGCCTGCAGATATCACAGGTACCAAGATATACAACCACAATGAAAGCTCATTTTCAACACTTAAAGGTCCTATATTTTCTAACTTCATTCTTGCTGATGAAATAAACCGTGCCCCTCCTAAAGTACAGTCTGCACTTCTGGAAGCAATGCAGGAAAGACAGGTCAGCATCCAGGGAGACACGTTCCATCTTCAGCGGCCTTTTCTTGTAATGGCAACACAGAACCCTATAGAATCCGAAGGAACCTACAAACTTCCTGAAGCCCAGGTTGACAGGTTCATGTCAAAACTTCTCATCGATTATCCAACAAAGGATGAAGAGATTGAGATTATCGAAAGGTTCACCCAGGGAGTCAAAACCAGCGTTTCAAAGATGCTCACATCAACCGAAATAATTGAGATACAGGATTTCATCCCACAGGTATACGCCGACAGGAAGATTATGGACTATGTAGCCCGGATAGTTGATGCAACACGTCATCCGCAGAATTATTCCGTTGATACGGAGGGGCATATAGAATACGGAGCCTCTCCCCGTGCATCCCTCTGGCTCATACTTGCTGCCAAATCACATGCAGTCCTCAGCGGCAGGGGATATGTGATACCTGAGGACGTAAAAGCAGTGGCATATCACGTGCTTCGCCACCGCGTGCTTCTCAACTATGAAGCAGAGGTTGAGGAGATTAGCAGCGACCACGTGATAACTGAGATACTCGAAAAAGTAAAAGTCCCTTAA
- a CDS encoding Ig-like domain-containing protein, translating into MDTDQTLITKNSNNNFTVHDVGYISTGSSGKILFENNTVIFDRIGDTRFYGGTWDLSNSVIVGTNGDIICQIDEVTEDLSNLTFYNLGRYQLQRYPSMGSFNISDVSVYNGDIGIKIDAGITDSTIENIYMENMTDAHFSMLNGTNVTVRNFTVKNGGMRWGTGVSFLFGGVNEPYWDSWDGGHDNHAENIYIEGSGWSGLDMTMYEHDSSFTNVTVLNAGHNGIDLHGQWNVTVKDAKVYNSHDENFLITSPFATSGDSHIHDESGAVPVRAKTTVSHNINVINYESFNASGAGMSPNRVVNLFVANMTSYNDSMAINANYAKNVTFLNVTASNVRSNSAANFGTGLEYGYVEDLYVIDSKFLTVGSPVYFYDTENARLLNVKSVSGYAFAGGHNAEYMDCNYIDINVITDSGEPVSNAKVQFASKDASISSVNSWAKDQSEFITGYNGHTALPSESRENSPALASYYKNYPERNDLEFTYVSSITSPSGDVVTLTDITPDSTWYRENPNIPTYTITAIIPDESSTEPQITGFAPSSDNPFTAGESKKFQVWADEELTTMKWYVNGNLVSSGSMDYTWKVESGSTTIMFSGFNSNGAVVQTWEITEGEIVEEAPVSSGTGLSFTPSASSLTATTGESTTFSVETTQEFTSAVWSVDGTEVETGTTGHVEAWTTAGTHTVTFDGTAAAGTISRSWTVVVSAAAESEYSSISISPSTTTVAPGESFSLDVYIDPTQALTGSQFDLQYSQLASISTVDEGDLFTTGDLATTFQYDSIDNAAGLLDNVYTAIVGSGTISSPGVMATIEMVAGSSSGILDLGLSDVILSDANSNPAGYTVSNATVLIDTAPQFTSVSAQTVEEKQSLSFTVTANDADGDDLSYSSTSLPSGATFNDGSFSWTPSQGDAGSYVATFEVTDGYLTDTVSVSITVTPLNNLPEITLFEPADGSTFEEGSIIGVNVAATDADGDSLSYIIEIDSVKVSTATSYTWTTDYESAGTHTIKVTVSDGTDEVSSSGTITITDVQPRWDVNEDGTVNVLDITLVGQNYGQTYTENLPRWDVNQDGTVNIQDLSIVSGHFGETI; encoded by the coding sequence ATGGATACAGATCAAACATTAATTACCAAAAATTCAAATAATAATTTTACTGTCCACGATGTAGGATATATTTCTACAGGTAGCAGTGGAAAAATCTTATTTGAGAATAACACAGTTATTTTTGATAGAATTGGGGACACTCGTTTCTACGGTGGTACTTGGGATTTGTCCAATTCAGTCATCGTTGGAACAAATGGAGACATAATATGTCAGATAGATGAGGTCACAGAAGATCTTTCTAATTTAACATTTTATAATTTGGGTAGATATCAATTGCAAAGATATCCTAGTATGGGATCATTCAATATATCTGACGTTTCTGTGTACAATGGAGATATTGGTATCAAAATAGATGCTGGAATTACCGACAGTACTATTGAAAATATCTATATGGAAAACATGACTGATGCCCATTTCTCTATGCTCAATGGAACTAATGTGACGGTAAGAAATTTCACTGTAAAGAATGGTGGAATGAGATGGGGAACAGGTGTAAGTTTCCTTTTTGGTGGTGTAAATGAACCTTATTGGGATTCATGGGACGGAGGTCATGATAACCATGCTGAAAATATTTATATAGAAGGTTCTGGATGGTCTGGATTAGATATGACTATGTACGAACATGACAGTTCATTTACCAACGTTACTGTTCTTAATGCAGGGCATAATGGAATTGATTTGCATGGTCAATGGAATGTAACTGTAAAAGATGCAAAAGTGTATAATTCACATGATGAAAACTTTTTGATAACCTCACCATTTGCAACATCAGGTGATTCGCATATTCATGATGAATCAGGTGCTGTTCCAGTAAGGGCAAAAACCACAGTATCTCATAATATTAATGTAATCAACTATGAATCATTCAACGCATCTGGAGCAGGAATGTCTCCTAATCGTGTTGTAAATTTGTTCGTAGCAAATATGACATCTTATAATGACTCCATGGCTATTAATGCAAATTATGCTAAGAACGTGACTTTCTTAAATGTTACAGCATCTAATGTGAGAAGCAATTCTGCAGCTAACTTTGGAACGGGATTGGAATATGGTTATGTAGAGGATTTATATGTAATTGATTCCAAATTTTTAACTGTAGGTTCTCCTGTTTATTTCTATGATACGGAAAATGCACGCCTTTTAAATGTCAAATCAGTTTCAGGCTATGCATTCGCTGGAGGGCATAATGCAGAATATATGGATTGTAATTATATTGATATTAATGTAATTACAGATTCTGGAGAGCCAGTATCAAATGCAAAGGTACAATTTGCATCAAAGGATGCTTCCATCTCAAGTGTAAACTCATGGGCCAAGGATCAGAGTGAATTTATAACCGGTTACAATGGCCATACCGCACTTCCAAGTGAAAGTAGAGAGAATTCTCCTGCATTGGCCAGCTATTATAAAAATTATCCTGAACGTAATGATTTAGAATTTACTTATGTATCATCAATCACATCCCCATCAGGTGACGTAGTAACTCTCACAGACATCACACCAGACTCAACCTGGTATCGTGAGAATCCAAACATTCCAACATATACAATCACTGCAATCATCCCTGATGAGAGTAGCACAGAACCACAGATTACTGGATTTGCACCAAGCTCTGACAATCCATTTACAGCAGGTGAATCCAAGAAGTTCCAGGTATGGGCTGATGAGGAATTGACAACCATGAAATGGTATGTAAACGGAAACCTCGTTTCATCAGGTTCAATGGACTATACATGGAAAGTAGAATCTGGTTCAACTACAATTATGTTCTCCGGATTTAATTCAAACGGAGCTGTAGTGCAGACATGGGAAATAACTGAAGGCGAGATTGTTGAAGAAGCACCAGTTTCCTCTGGAACAGGTCTTTCATTCACACCATCAGCAAGCTCACTGACAGCAACAACAGGTGAATCCACAACATTCTCTGTAGAAACAACTCAGGAATTCACAAGTGCAGTCTGGTCTGTTGACGGTACAGAGGTCGAGACCGGTACAACAGGACATGTAGAAGCATGGACAACAGCAGGCACACATACAGTAACCTTTGACGGAACTGCAGCAGCAGGAACTATCTCAAGGTCATGGACAGTAGTCGTGTCTGCAGCAGCAGAATCTGAATACTCATCCATCTCAATATCCCCATCAACTACAACAGTAGCTCCGGGAGAATCATTCAGTCTGGATGTGTATATTGATCCAACCCAGGCTCTCACAGGCTCACAATTTGACCTGCAGTACAGCCAGCTTGCAAGTATCTCTACAGTAGATGAAGGTGACCTGTTCACAACAGGTGATCTTGCAACAACGTTCCAGTATGACAGTATTGACAATGCAGCAGGACTTCTGGACAATGTCTATACAGCCATAGTTGGCAGCGGAACTATTAGTTCCCCTGGTGTTATGGCTACAATTGAGATGGTAGCAGGCAGCAGCTCCGGTATACTTGACCTTGGACTTTCCGATGTGATACTTAGTGATGCAAACTCCAATCCTGCAGGATACACAGTATCTAATGCAACAGTTCTGATTGACACAGCTCCACAGTTCACATCTGTCTCTGCACAGACAGTAGAAGAAAAGCAGAGCCTGAGTTTCACAGTAACTGCAAACGATGCAGATGGTGATGACCTTAGCTACTCGTCCACATCACTCCCATCCGGTGCAACATTCAACGACGGAAGTTTCAGCTGGACACCATCACAGGGAGATGCAGGTTCATATGTAGCAACATTTGAGGTTACAGACGGATATCTTACAGATACAGTAAGCGTGAGCATAACTGTGACACCACTGAACAACTTACCTGAGATAACTCTCTTTGAACCAGCAGATGGTTCTACATTTGAAGAAGGTTCAATCATTGGTGTGAATGTAGCTGCAACCGATGCAGATGGAGATTCATTGAGTTACATCATTGAAATAGACAGTGTGAAGGTCAGTACAGCTACCAGTTACACATGGACAACAGACTACGAATCCGCAGGAACACATACCATTAAGGTAACAGTAAGCGACGGTACTGATGAAGTCAGTTCATCAGGTACAATAACCATAACAGACGTTCAGCCAAGATGGGATGTAAATGAGGATGGAACTGTCAATGTACTTGACATTACTCTTGTTGGTCAGAACTACGGTCAGACCTACACAGAAAACCTGCCTCGCTGGGATGTAAACCAGGATGGTACTGTAAACATTCAGGACCTTTCAATAGTCTCCGGTCACTTCGGTGAAACAATTTAA
- a CDS encoding ISL3 family transposase, which translates to MDDKLLIQMALGITPPWYVKDIDLNVSKKRMDIYLDFTKGTKFPCPVCNKLCDLHDTKEKVWRHLDFFHHETYIHARVPRTKCDGDDVKLVEVPWTRQNTGFTLFFEALIVAMSKEMSVSSIAELINIHENSVWIILAHYVEEARAKMDLSELDTIGVDEISVKKGHSYVTLFYDLHQSRVIHIENGKKRSVFKNFREVLSRKIDPDNIKYISMDMYPAFRGGAREYFPNAKIVYDKFHIVKMMNDAIDKVRRKEYQTNKDLGKTRFMWLKNPENLSDREIAKIRSIKDLDTKTAKAYRFKLGLQRLWDIKNIEVAREYLDKWHYWGTHSNIKEIITLAKMIKRNSHGILESIKQGISNGVVEGLNNKIKTAFKRSYGLKTEKCRNTMIFLMAGKLRLPTRC; encoded by the coding sequence ATGGACGATAAACTCTTGATTCAAATGGCTCTGGGAATAACCCCTCCATGGTATGTGAAAGACATTGATCTTAATGTTTCTAAGAAAAGAATGGATATTTATCTAGATTTTACCAAGGGAACGAAGTTCCCTTGCCCAGTTTGCAACAAACTGTGTGATCTCCATGATACCAAAGAAAAAGTATGGAGACACCTTGATTTCTTCCATCATGAAACATACATTCATGCACGAGTTCCCCGAACAAAGTGTGATGGAGATGATGTAAAACTTGTTGAAGTTCCATGGACAAGACAAAATACTGGATTTACATTATTTTTCGAAGCACTAATCGTTGCAATGTCCAAAGAAATGAGTGTTTCTTCAATTGCTGAATTGATCAATATTCATGAAAATTCTGTATGGATAATTCTAGCTCATTATGTTGAAGAAGCCAGAGCAAAGATGGATCTCTCTGAGTTAGATACTATTGGAGTAGATGAAATATCTGTCAAAAAAGGTCACAGCTATGTGACCTTGTTCTATGATCTACATCAATCAAGAGTAATTCATATTGAAAATGGAAAGAAAAGAAGTGTTTTCAAGAACTTCAGGGAAGTTCTTTCCAGAAAAATAGACCCTGATAATATCAAGTATATTTCAATGGACATGTATCCTGCTTTTAGGGGTGGAGCAAGGGAATATTTCCCAAATGCTAAGATCGTTTACGATAAGTTCCATATTGTCAAAATGATGAATGATGCAATTGATAAGGTTCGAAGAAAGGAGTATCAAACAAATAAAGATCTGGGTAAAACGAGATTCATGTGGTTGAAAAATCCTGAAAATCTATCGGATAGGGAAATAGCTAAGATTCGATCAATCAAAGATTTGGATACTAAAACAGCAAAAGCTTACAGATTTAAGCTTGGACTTCAACGTCTGTGGGATATAAAAAATATAGAGGTAGCGAGGGAATATCTTGACAAATGGCATTATTGGGGAACACATAGCAACATCAAGGAAATTATCACATTGGCCAAGATGATTAAAAGAAATTCTCATGGGATATTGGAATCAATCAAACAAGGTATCAGCAACGGTGTTGTTGAAGGATTGAACAACAAAATTAAAACTGCTTTTAAGAGATCATATGGATTGAAGACTGAGAAGTGTAGGAATACAATGATATTCTTGATGGCGGGTAAACTTCGTTTACCCACACGATGTTAA
- a CDS encoding autotransporter outer membrane beta-barrel domain-containing protein translates to MVFLVLVVLTSGCTTTQEEQTSSDSNSSDVQMEEMGEAPAGMDGNMTPPDGMPEGEMGTPPGGSGGSTSVDTGTGAYVLTDGEELDGGTYTSINDDENAIRAEDETTATLTDVTVEKTDGSASSSDASSFYGLNSAILALDNAVLYINGGSVTATTEGSNGVFAYDGATIYIEDTEIDVSGGNAGGIEVAGGGTMYATNLNVFSTVKAAIRSDRGGGTMVVDGGTYTTSGSSGAPAVYSTADVTVSNATLIAETSEAVVVEGLNSVVINNCDVTGSMEGVYGADSSENIHNVMLYQSMSGDAEVGTSSFTMTDGSLVSNNGDMFYVTNTESVITLTNVDLTLADDTYLMVIAGNDGSNGWGSEGSNGGICEVNFNEQTATGDIMVDSISEMTLSISDGSTYTGAINSDGTTASVLSVTLDDTSTWTLTGDSYVTELSGTTDNIDLNGYTLYVDGVAFE, encoded by the coding sequence ATGGTTTTTCTTGTATTAGTGGTTCTGACCTCAGGTTGTACCACTACACAGGAAGAACAAACATCAAGTGATTCAAATTCATCTGATGTTCAAATGGAGGAAATGGGGGAAGCACCAGCAGGAATGGACGGGAATATGACACCGCCAGATGGAATGCCAGAAGGTGAAATGGGTACACCCCCCGGAGGCAGTGGAGGTTCTACCAGTGTAGATACCGGAACTGGAGCATATGTTTTAACTGACGGTGAAGAGCTGGATGGAGGGACATATACATCTATAAATGACGATGAAAATGCAATCAGGGCTGAAGATGAAACCACTGCAACACTTACCGATGTTACCGTAGAGAAGACAGATGGTTCTGCATCAAGTAGTGATGCTTCAAGTTTCTATGGTCTGAATTCTGCAATCCTTGCACTGGATAATGCGGTCCTTTACATCAATGGCGGTTCAGTTACAGCTACAACTGAAGGTTCGAATGGTGTTTTCGCATATGATGGTGCAACAATATACATAGAAGATACTGAGATCGATGTTTCCGGAGGAAATGCCGGTGGTATAGAAGTTGCCGGTGGCGGAACAATGTACGCAACTAACCTCAATGTCTTTTCAACAGTAAAAGCTGCAATACGCAGTGACCGTGGCGGCGGAACAATGGTTGTTGATGGCGGAACATACACAACCAGCGGAAGCTCAGGTGCACCTGCAGTTTACAGCACAGCAGATGTTACAGTAAGCAATGCAACACTTATAGCAGAAACTTCTGAAGCAGTTGTTGTTGAAGGATTGAATTCCGTTGTAATCAACAATTGTGATGTAACAGGAAGCATGGAAGGTGTATATGGCGCTGACAGTTCAGAGAACATCCACAATGTGATGCTATACCAGAGTATGTCCGGTGATGCAGAAGTCGGAACCAGCTCATTCACAATGACCGATGGATCCCTTGTTTCCAACAATGGAGATATGTTCTACGTCACCAATACTGAAAGTGTCATCACTCTGACAAATGTTGACCTGACACTTGCTGATGACACCTACCTTATGGTCATAGCCGGTAACGATGGTTCAAATGGCTGGGGATCTGAAGGTTCCAATGGCGGTATATGCGAAGTCAACTTCAATGAGCAAACTGCAACAGGTGACATAATGGTTGATTCAATATCTGAAATGACCCTGTCAATATCAGACGGTTCAACATATACCGGTGCAATAAACTCAGATGGAACAACAGCTTCAGTGCTTTCAGTTACACTCGATGATACAAGCACATGGACACTTACCGGTGACAGCTACGTTACAGAACTCAGTGGAACCACAGATAACATAGATCTGAACGGTTACACACTGTATGTAGATGGCGTTGCTTTCGAGTAA
- a CDS encoding Fic family protein: MVGEMTRKELQDALSLKDDEHFRKHYLLPSLETKIIEMTIPDKPRSSKQKYRLTKKGQLLKTKSKKQ; the protein is encoded by the coding sequence ATTGTTGGTGAAATGACTAGAAAAGAACTTCAGGATGCTCTGAGCTTAAAAGACGACGAACACTTTAGAAAGCACTACCTTTTACCTTCACTGGAAACTAAAATTATTGAAATGACGATTCCGGATAAGCCAAGAAGTAGCAAGCAAAAATACAGACTCACCAAAAAAGGTCAGCTATTAAAAACAAAAAGCAAAAAACAATAG
- a CDS encoding DUF58 domain-containing protein yields MQHAKEIIRQVRKIEISTKQQVDGLIAGNYHSVFKGQGIDFSEIREYRAGDDVRAIDWKVTARFNHPFIKEFVEERDLRVYFAIDVSASGSFGSNISKMQKATEIAASLMFSAMKNNDNVGLFLFTNDVEKHIPARKGRKHVLKLLGNMVSYEPLEKRTDIMKSMESISKMLKRRSIVFVISDFISEDFSRPLNIMKSRHDIVALRVMDAREQELPDVGLIELEDEETGEQLLVDTSDEEIRMRYAELVKEHNESLQKLFRKLKIDMVDLVTDEPYEAALNKFFKTRKIKEIR; encoded by the coding sequence ATGCAACATGCAAAAGAGATTATCAGACAGGTAAGAAAAATAGAGATCAGTACAAAACAACAGGTTGACGGACTGATAGCCGGAAACTACCACTCAGTATTCAAAGGTCAGGGTATCGATTTTTCAGAGATACGTGAATACCGGGCCGGAGATGATGTCCGTGCCATCGACTGGAAAGTAACTGCAAGGTTTAACCATCCTTTCATAAAAGAGTTTGTTGAGGAAAGAGACCTGCGTGTCTATTTTGCTATAGACGTATCAGCCTCAGGAAGCTTTGGGAGCAATATCAGCAAAATGCAAAAAGCGACTGAAATTGCTGCAAGCCTGATGTTTTCGGCCATGAAGAACAATGATAACGTTGGTCTGTTCCTTTTTACAAACGATGTCGAGAAACACATCCCTGCAAGAAAAGGCAGGAAACATGTCCTGAAATTGCTTGGAAACATGGTTTCTTACGAGCCACTTGAAAAAAGAACTGACATCATGAAGAGCATGGAATCCATATCTAAAATGCTCAAAAGAAGAAGCATTGTTTTTGTTATTTCAGATTTCATCTCCGAGGATTTCTCCAGACCCCTGAACATCATGAAAAGCAGACATGATATCGTGGCTTTAAGGGTCATGGATGCACGTGAACAGGAACTTCCTGATGTTGGTCTCATAGAACTTGAGGACGAAGAAACCGGTGAGCAACTACTTGTAGACACTTCTGATGAGGAAATAAGAATGCGCTACGCAGAACTTGTCAAAGAGCATAATGAAAGTTTGCAGAAGCTTTTCAGGAAACTGAAAATTGATATGGTAGATCTGGTAACAGATGAACCTTATGAAGCTGCACTAAATAAGTTCTTTAAAACCAGAAAAATAAAGGAGATACGATAA
- a CDS encoding vWA domain-containing protein, translated as MAGFDSPYILLFLLLIPLIYYLQKKARTQKKNEAIKFSNLAFLKSAIGDSRKSKRDMHLFYLSLLTIGLMVIGFANPHIPLEQTKEGVNVVLVMDNSGSMQAQDYQPTRLEAAKSSAEILIKSLKDKDYAGVVVFESGATTAAYLSPDKDKVIDKLQDITAKEGATAIGDGLSLGIDMASSIPNKKKVVILLSDGVNNAGYISPDEAIQFAKANDIQVYTIGMGSTGQVLLGYDWFGNPQYAELDEATLQSIAEETGGKYFKSVDDDTLDEIYKNIGENISRETEETNIKDWFFFAAFVTSLVQLYYRYGKGRILQ; from the coding sequence ATGGCAGGTTTTGATTCTCCTTACATTCTGCTATTCCTGCTTTTAATTCCTCTGATCTATTATCTTCAGAAAAAAGCAAGAACACAGAAAAAGAATGAAGCTATAAAGTTCAGTAACCTTGCGTTCCTTAAATCCGCAATCGGAGATAGCAGGAAATCAAAAAGGGATATGCACCTCTTTTACCTCTCACTGCTTACCATCGGACTTATGGTAATCGGTTTTGCAAATCCCCACATTCCTCTGGAACAAACCAAGGAAGGAGTTAACGTTGTGCTTGTAATGGATAATTCCGGAAGTATGCAGGCACAGGATTACCAGCCGACAAGACTTGAAGCGGCAAAATCATCTGCAGAGATTCTGATTAAATCTCTCAAAGATAAAGACTATGCAGGAGTGGTGGTCTTTGAATCCGGAGCAACCACCGCTGCTTATCTTAGTCCTGATAAGGACAAAGTGATAGATAAACTGCAGGACATTACAGCAAAAGAGGGAGCTACTGCCATAGGAGACGGACTGAGTCTTGGAATTGACATGGCATCATCCATACCTAACAAGAAAAAAGTTGTGATTTTACTTAGTGACGGAGTTAACAATGCAGGATATATCAGCCCGGATGAGGCCATACAGTTTGCAAAAGCCAATGACATTCAGGTATACACAATAGGAATGGGATCCACAGGCCAGGTTTTGCTAGGATATGACTGGTTTGGAAACCCGCAGTATGCGGAACTCGATGAGGCCACGCTTCAAAGTATCGCAGAAGAGACGGGTGGTAAATATTTCAAATCCGTTGATGACGACACACTGGATGAAATCTACAAGAACATCGGAGAGAACATAAGCAGGGAAACTGAAGAAACAAACATCAAGGACTGGTTCTTTTTTGCAGCATTTGTGACCTCACTTGTCCAGCTCTATTACAGGTACGGAAAAGGGAGGATATTACAATGA